A segment of the uncultured Desulfobulbus sp. genome:
TTGGCGGTATTGCCCGTGGTGCCACTGGTGAGGCTGCGGGGTTTGTCGAGCGGGCACTGGCCAGCTCTCTTCCCATTGCCATCGGTTTTTTGGCGAATCAGGCCGGTTTGGGACGTCTCTCCCGGCGTCTACGGGAAATTTTAGGTGGATTGCGCAGCAGGGTGAATAGGGCTATTGACTGGCTGATTGATCGGGCTATTCGCTTGGGGCGTGGGGTTCTCGACCTGGTGCGTCGAGGGGCGGGGGCTGTACGACGGGGAGTGGGCAGAATTCGGGATTGGTGGCGTGCACGCCGCAATTTCCAGGCTGGTGGCTCGCAGCACAGCGTATATGTTCGAGGCAGTGGCCGCAGTGCACAGCTTATGATCGCTTCAACGCCTACACCCTATGCTGAATTTATTCGAGGGCTCCAGGTGCCCCCCGATAAGGTAAGGGAGAAAAATGAGGCGGTGCAGATTGCCCGTGAGGTGGATACGGCCATTTCCACCGCCAGCCAGGACGATCCCGCTCCGGGACAGAGCGGTGGAGCAGCCTCGACAACCAACCATGCACAAATAATCGATGGTCTTCTGGCACGACTCGCCGACACAACCTCCCGCTTTATGCCCATGGATATCAGTCAGTCTACGCCGCCGGTCTATGGCAGTCCTGTTGACGGATTTGGCAGCGTTGCAAGCGTCCTCCGCTTAACGCCGCTGCACAATAACGGCAGCTCACCTTCCAGTGGCGGCGATATGGGCAGTGCGCACTGGCGCAAGCTCAGCAAAAGAAAACAGGGGCAGGGGGTCTACTACATAAAAGGGCACCTGCTTAATGATAACCTGGGAGGCCCCGGTAACACCTGGAATAACCTGACTCCGCTGACCCAGGCGGCGAACAGCGACCACAAAAACAGATTTGAGAAATTTGTCAAACTGGCAGTCAACGGCACTGAGGGCGCCTACACCAGACCCACTGCGGACCAGGCCCGCCAGCAAGATCTCAAAACGGTGAATTTTGTAGTCACTGCCCGCTATGGGCGTCCCGCTCGTACCACGGATGTCGCCTATCTCCGAGCCCAGGGCAATCCTGATGCAAGTGATAAGGCCGATATTATCGAGGGAGAAGAGTTCGTTCCCCAGGCATTGGACTGCCGGGCCCACGAGCTGCGATCAGATGGATCAGCAGGCAGGACGATAGCCAGCCATACGGTTGCAAATACTCTTGATACTGCACTTGATCATTATGCAACCCGGCCCATTCCCAAGCAGATTGTCTACATCAATGAGATGTCGCGGGCGGAACTTCTAACCCTTAACGGTATTGGGGAAACGCTGGCAGATGCCATTATCCGCGAGCGTCCCTTTCGTTCTCGTCAGGAGATACAAACCCAGGTGCATATCGGATCGGGACGTTGGGAGCAAATGCAGAGCACTTCAGGCAAAGAGGTGCGCATTTATCGCCGTTGACAGCTTTATTGCGGTCCAAAGAGTCGCTCCGCGAGTTCAGAGACTGTTCGAACCGGAACGATCTGAATATCATTGTTGTCTTTTTGCTGCAGCTGTTTGCTCGAGGATTCGGGCATGAGAAAGGTGGTAAAACCAAGACGGCTCGCCTCGCGGAGTCGAAGCTCCATCTGGCCAACCGCCCGAACTTCTCCCGCTAGCCCTACCTCACCACAGAGCACGGTTGAAGGATCAAGCGGGCGCTCAAAAAAACTGGAGAGCAGGGCGGCTATGATGCCCAGATCCAGGGCCGGTTCCACAATGCGAACACCTCCTGCAACATTCAAAAAGATATCGTGATCAAAAAGGGTGACCCCGAGTTTTTTCTCAAGCACCGCAGTCAGCAGGGCCAGCCGTTGGGGATCGGCCCCAATGGCTGTTCTGCGAGCTGTTCCTAGGCTGGATCGGCTGACCAGGGCCTGCACTTCAACCAGAATCGGACGAGTTCCCTCGACGCTTGGCATAACCACTGACCCCGGCACATTGACCGGGCGTTCAGCCAGAAACAGGGCCGATGGATTATCCACCTCAGCCAGCCCGCTTTCTTTCATCTCAAACACACCGATCTCATTGGTCGAGCCAAATCGGTTTTTTACCGTCCGCAGAATACGAAAGACCTGTCCTCGATCACCTTCAAAGTAGAGTACCGTATCCACCATATGTTCCAGCACCCGAGGACCAGCAATAGCTCCATCCTTGGTGACATGCCCAACCAGGAGAATGGGGATGTGATTCTCCTTGGCCAGACGCAGCAGGCGGGCAGTCGACTCACGAACCTGGGTGACTGAACCCGGGGCCGAGCTGATCTCTTCGCTGTACACGGTCTGAATAGAATCCACCGCCAGCAGAGCGGGGCGTGTCTGCGTGGCCAGGTCGATAATAGCCTCGACGCAGTTTTCGGTGGAGACCGCAATGGCTGATTCATGGATATGTAAGCGGTCTGCACGCATGCGAATCTGGCGCGCTGATTCTTCACCGGTGACATAGAGTGTAGGACAGGATTGCTGAGCAAGGGAGGCCAGAAGCTGGAGAATCAGGGTTGATTTACCAATGCCAGGATCACCCCCGATCAGGACCAGAGAGCCGGGGACAATGCCTCCCCCCAGGACCCGATCCATCTCCTTTATTTGGGTAAGGAGT
Coding sequences within it:
- the radA gene encoding DNA repair protein RadA translates to MQPAKKQQHIFVCSQCGYESRKWLGRCPDCGSWDSLGEQQPKSPARPGRKAATAQPLTQAVAEEQARLLTQIKEMDRVLGGGIVPGSLVLIGGDPGIGKSTLILQLLASLAQQSCPTLYVTGEESARQIRMRADRLHIHESAIAVSTENCVEAIIDLATQTRPALLAVDSIQTVYSEEISSAPGSVTQVRESTARLLRLAKENHIPILLVGHVTKDGAIAGPRVLEHMVDTVLYFEGDRGQVFRILRTVKNRFGSTNEIGVFEMKESGLAEVDNPSALFLAERPVNVPGSVVMPSVEGTRPILVEVQALVSRSSLGTARRTAIGADPQRLALLTAVLEKKLGVTLFDHDIFLNVAGGVRIVEPALDLGIIAALLSSFFERPLDPSTVLCGEVGLAGEVRAVGQMELRLREASRLGFTTFLMPESSSKQLQQKDNNDIQIVPVRTVSELAERLFGPQ